A window of the Helianthus annuus cultivar XRQ/B chromosome 4, HanXRQr2.0-SUNRISE, whole genome shotgun sequence genome harbors these coding sequences:
- the LOC110935116 gene encoding ADP-ribosylation factor GTPase-activating protein AGD12, giving the protein MSSGKKALKDLLQQSDNRNCADCGAPDPKWASPTIGVFICLKCCSVHRSLGPNVSKVLSVTIDEWAEEEINAMVEVGGNSSANSIYEAHVPKGVKPGPDASLEHRTKFIRSKYEFQEFLNTGLKISNNAKGTLQANPSKKMSFRAPSSSSVPKPELPEGAIGHLKITILQGANLVVCDMLSSDPYVVVSLGDQTAQTAVQNSNLNPIWNEELMLSVPKDYGPVKVQVYDYDTFSADDIMGEAEIDIQPMMTSVMAYGDASMFGDMQIGKWLKSHDNALLEDSVVNIVDGKIKQEVSLQLKNVQSGIIYLEVEWIPP; this is encoded by the exons ATGAGTTCTG GTAAAAAAGCATTAAAAGATTTACTACAGCAGAGTGATAATCGTAATTGTGCTGATTGTGGTGCACCCGACCCTAAATGGGC GTCACCTACCATTGGAGTGTTTATATGCTTGAAATGTTGTAGTGTGCACAGAAGTCTAGGTCCAAATGTTTCAAAG GTTTTATCAGTAACAATTGATGAATGGGCCGAAGAAGAAATTAACGCCATGGTTGAAGTCGGAGGAAATAGTTCTGCAAATTCAATTTACGAGGCCCATGTTCCTAAAGGAGTTAAACCTGGCCCAGATGCTAGCCTTGAGCACCGTACTAAGTTTATCAG GTCCAAGTATGAGTTTCAAGAGTTCTTAAATACTGGTTTGAAGATATCAAATAATGCTAAAGGTACGCTTCAAGCAAACCCATCCAAAAAGATGAGTTTTCGTGCCCCAAGTTCAAGTTCGGTACCAAAACCT GAATTACCGGAGGGAGCTATTGGACATTTAAAGATTACAATTCTTCAAGGCGCAAATCTTGTTGTTTGCGATATGCTTTCGAGTGATCCTTATGTTGTTGTTTCTCTAGGAGATCAG ACCGCTCAAACTGCCGTTCAAAACAGCAACTTGAATCCAATTTGGAATGAAGAGCTAATGCTTTCCGTCCCTAAGGATTATGGGCCCGTTAAAGTG CAAGTCTATGATTATGATACATTCTCGGCTGATGATATAATGGGAGAAGCAGAAATCGACATTCAGCCAATGATGACATCAGTAATGGCATACGGTGATGCTTCAATGTTTGGGGACATGCAGATAGGAAAGTGGCTGAAATCACATGACAATGCGCTCCTAGAAGATAGCGTGGTAAATATAGTTGATGGAAAGATAAAACAAGAGGTTTCACTTCAACTGAAGAATGTACAATCTGGGATAATATATCTTGAAGTAGAGTGGATACCCCCATAA
- the LOC110933959 gene encoding ethylene-responsive transcription factor RAP2-9, translating to MSESDIADLFPTMTLEDTLKKEVEVEDGLENISGKLKEEIEEDGTQAPSKLKEEVEEDGTQEHNSGKLKEEGKDGSRGKLLKLKKRKKKQEGEEEEWRKYVGMMKSAGMFSAQIRYPDGHRVWLGTYKSPKAAALAYDKAAFKLYGSQATLNFPDRIRTSDHKNDGQTNK from the coding sequence ATGTCAGAATCTGATATCGCTGATCTTTTTCCGACGATGACGTTAGAGGATACGTTGAAGAAGgaggtggaggttgaagatgggTTGGAGAATATTTCAGGAAAGTTAAAGGAGGAGATAGAAGAAGATGGGACTCAGGCACCGTCGAAGTTGAAGGAGGAGGTGGAAGAAGATGGGACTCAGGAGCATAATTCAGGAAAATTGAAGGAGGAGGGGAAAGATGGGAGTCGAggaaagttgttgaagttgaagaaaaggaagaagaagcagGAGGGGGAAGAAGAGGAGTGGAGGAAGTATGTGGGGATGATGAAGTCCGCGGGGATGTTTTCGGCTCAAATAAGATATCCGGATGGTCATCGGGTATGGTTGGGGACTTATAAGTCACCCAAGGCTGCTGCTTTGGCTTATGATAAAGCTGCTTTCAAGCTTTATGGTTCTCAAGCCACGCTTAATTTCCCCGATAGGATCCGCACCTCTGATCATAAAAACGACGGTCAGACCAACAAATAA